The Meiothermus sp. CFH 77666 genomic interval CCTGGGCCAGGGCCTGAGAAAGCGCCAGAAAGCTCAAAGCAACCATAAAAAGCAGTTGGGTTTTTCGCACAGGATTCCCCCCTGCCTAAGGTTAGCAAACCACTGAAGTAGCCCCCGGTCATTTGCTCCACCCTCGGCTCAAAAACGCCGGTAGGCGATATACTCGGGCTACTCTTATGGTCGGCTATGTGGTCAATCGTCTTCTCGCAGCCATCCCGACCCTGTTGGGGGTGGCCATCATCACCTTCTTGCTCATGCGGGCCGTGCCGGGGGATGTGGTCACGAGCCTGGTGGGCCTCGAGGCCAACACCACCCCCGAGCGTCTGGCCGAGCTACGCCGCCTGTTCGGGCTCGACCTGCCCCTGCACGTGCAGTTCGGGCAGTGGCTGGGGGCCGTTGTCCAGGGCGATTTTGGCAGCAGCCTGCGCACCGGACGCGAGGTCGCCCAGGATCTGGCCCTGCGCTTTCCGGTCACGCTACAGCTTACCGTGATGGGTCTGCTCACCGCCCTCCTGATTGCAGTGCCCCTGGGGGTGCTGGCGGCCATCCGGCGGGGGGGCTTGGTGGACTACTTTGCCTCGCTCTTTGCCATTTTGGGCCTCTCGGTGCCGGGGTTTTTCCTGGCGCTGCTGCTGATTCTGCTCTTCGCGCTGGCTTTGGGCTGGCTGCCCCCGGCGGGTTTTGTACCCCTGGCCGAAAACCCCGCTCAAAACTTCCGGCACATGATTCTGCCGGCCCTTTCGCTGGGCCTGATTCTGGCCGGCGCCGTCACCCGCATCCTGCGCAGCTCGATGCTCGAGGTACTCTCGCGCGACTACATCCGCACCGCCCGGGCCAAGGGACTCTCGGAGCGGGTGGTGATCTTTCGCCACGCCCTGCGCAACGCCCTGATTCCGGTGGTCACGGTCATCGGCATCCAGTTCGGCTCTTTGCTGGGCGGAGCGGTCATCATCGAGCAGGTCTTCAGCCTGCCGGGGGTGGGGCGCTTTGCCCTCGAGGGCATCAACCTGCGTGACTACCCGGTGGTGCAGGGTACGGTGCTCTTCGTAGCCACTGCGGCGGTGCTGGTCAACCTTTTGGTGGACTTGCTCTACTCGCTCATAGACCCTAGGATTCGGTATGAGTAAACCTCGAGGCCCCAACCTTGCCAGGATAGGTCTGGCGACCCCCTGGATGTGCTTTCCTCCTGCCCAATGACCTCTCTGCCCCCCACCCCCTTCGTCTCCCCTCCCCCCGGAGGATGTCCATGACCACACCCGCCCCCGCCAGCCCCTCCACCTGGGCCCTGGTGTGGAAGTCCCTCCTGCGCAACCGCTCGGCGGTGATCGGCGGCATCATCACCCTGATGGTCTTGCTGGGAGCGCTGCTGGCCCCCATCATGGCCCCCTGGGATCCCCTCAAGTTCGACCCCCCCAACCGCCTCTCGGGCCCCTCCGCAGAGCACTGGCTGGGCACCGACCAGTACGGGCGCGATCTGCTCTCGAGGGTGCTCTACGGGGCCCGTTTCTCGCTCTCGGTGGCGGCAGTCTCGGTGCTGGCCGGGCTTCTGGTAGGGGGAACCCTGGGCCTGCTGGCCGGGTATTTTCGGGGCTGGCTCGACCTCACCATCTCCCGCCTGGCCGATATTCTGATCGCCTACCCAGCCATCCTGCTGGCCATCGCTTTTCTGGCTTTTCTGGGGGGCGGTTTCATCAACCTGGTCCTGGCCATCTCGGTGGTGTTTGTGGGGCCTTTTATCCGGGTCGCCCGGGCTGCCGTGCTAACTGTACGGGAAGAACTGTACGTGGAAGCCGGACGGGCCATGGGAGCTTCGGATGGCCGGATGATTTTTCGCACCATCCTGCCCAACGCCGCCGCCCCGCTGATTGTCGAGGTTACCCTGCGCTTCGCCTACGCCGTGCTGGCCGAAGCGGCGCTGTCGTTTCTGGGGCTGGGTATCCAGCCGCCCTTTCCGGCCCTAGGCTCCATGGTCTCAGAGGGCCGGGCCTTCCTCTCCCTCTCCCCCTGGGGTTCGCTGGTGCCCGGTGCCGCCATCGTGCTGATGGTGCTGGGTTTCAACCTGCTGGGCGACGGGCTGCGCGACGCCCTCGACCCCCGCTTGCGGCAAAGGTAGCAAAGCGGTATGGTTCTGGTTATTCATCGGTTTTTACCGGTCAAAGGAGGCGTAATGAAAAGGTTCCTGGTTCTGCTGGTTGTAGCCCTGGTCGCGTTTGCCTCGGCCCAGAAGTACGGCGGCATCTTGCGGGCCGGTATGCAAACCGACCCGGTGGGGCTCGACCCCCACACCACCAATGCCACCGCCAGCCGCAACGTGCTGGAAAACATCTACGACACCCTGGTCATGCTGGACAGCCGGGGTCGAATTGTGCCCGGTCTGGCCCAGTCCTGGTCGGTCTCGCAGGACGGCCTGACCTGGACCTTCCGCCTGCGCCCGGGCGTGACCTTCCACAACGGCGACCCCCTCAAAGCTTCTGATGTGGCCTTCTCCATCAACCGCATCAAAGACCCCGCCACCAAGAGCCCCCGCGCCAACGACTTTGCGGTGGTGCGCTCGGTCACGGCGCCCAACGACAGCACCGTGGTCATAACTCTTTCCCAACCCTTTACCCCCCTGCTGGCCAAGCTGGCCTTCAGCACCAACGTGGTGGTCTCGGAAAAGGTAACCAGGGAAAACAACAACGACCTCAACAAAGCAGTCATCGGCACCGGCCCCTTCCGCTTTGTGGAGTACATCCCCCAGACCCGCCTGGTAGTGCGCAAGTGGGACAAGTACTGGCAAAAGGACAACCAGGGCCGCCCCCTGCCCTATCTGGATGGCATCACCTACACCTACTACCCCGACCCCGCCGCCCGCTCCACCGCGCTCAGGGCCGGGGCGGTGGACTGGATCGAGTACGTCACCGCCGCCGATGTAAACGTGCTCCGAGCCGACCGCAACCTGACCGTGGTAGGCGGCCCTTCGGCCAACTTCCGGGCCCTCTACTTCAACACCACCCGTGAGCCCTACAACAACCCCAAGGTGCGTCAGGCCATCGCCTATGCCATTGACAAGAAGGCCATTGTGGATCTGGCCCTCTTTGGCACCGGCGGTATTGTGGCCCGTGGTACCACCATCCCCTCGGGGGCTTACGCCTACACCAACAGCCCCTACAACACCCGTGATGTGGCCAAGGCCAAGCAGCTCCTGGCCGAAGCCGGTTTCCCCAACGGCTTCACCATGAACCTCTACGTTACCTCCACCTACGACTTCCTGCGTACCCCGGCCGACGTGATCCGCGACAACCTGGCCGAAGTGGGCATCCGGGTGAAC includes:
- the nikB gene encoding nickel ABC transporter permease, coding for MVGYVVNRLLAAIPTLLGVAIITFLLMRAVPGDVVTSLVGLEANTTPERLAELRRLFGLDLPLHVQFGQWLGAVVQGDFGSSLRTGREVAQDLALRFPVTLQLTVMGLLTALLIAVPLGVLAAIRRGGLVDYFASLFAILGLSVPGFFLALLLILLFALALGWLPPAGFVPLAENPAQNFRHMILPALSLGLILAGAVTRILRSSMLEVLSRDYIRTARAKGLSERVVIFRHALRNALIPVVTVIGIQFGSLLGGAVIIEQVFSLPGVGRFALEGINLRDYPVVQGTVLFVATAAVLVNLLVDLLYSLIDPRIRYE
- a CDS encoding ABC transporter substrate-binding protein yields the protein MKRFLVLLVVALVAFASAQKYGGILRAGMQTDPVGLDPHTTNATASRNVLENIYDTLVMLDSRGRIVPGLAQSWSVSQDGLTWTFRLRPGVTFHNGDPLKASDVAFSINRIKDPATKSPRANDFAVVRSVTAPNDSTVVITLSQPFTPLLAKLAFSTNVVVSEKVTRENNNDLNKAVIGTGPFRFVEYIPQTRLVVRKWDKYWQKDNQGRPLPYLDGITYTYYPDPAARSTALRAGAVDWIEYVTAADVNVLRADRNLTVVGGPSANFRALYFNTTREPYNNPKVRQAIAYAIDKKAIVDLALFGTGGIVARGTTIPSGAYAYTNSPYNTRDVAKAKQLLAEAGFPNGFTMNLYVTSTYDFLRTPADVIRDNLAEVGIRVNIQAEDWNVYLPKALRSEFDVTLLGTSGQADPDDYLFNTFHPSSALNLSKYKNDRVTQLLEQGRRTASQSERQRIYTQVQEIVLQDSPMAFLFHSAQYEAMNRRVQGFLHFPNTSYLAFRYTWLQ
- a CDS encoding ABC transporter permease, which translates into the protein MTTPAPASPSTWALVWKSLLRNRSAVIGGIITLMVLLGALLAPIMAPWDPLKFDPPNRLSGPSAEHWLGTDQYGRDLLSRVLYGARFSLSVAAVSVLAGLLVGGTLGLLAGYFRGWLDLTISRLADILIAYPAILLAIAFLAFLGGGFINLVLAISVVFVGPFIRVARAAVLTVREELYVEAGRAMGASDGRMIFRTILPNAAAPLIVEVTLRFAYAVLAEAALSFLGLGIQPPFPALGSMVSEGRAFLSLSPWGSLVPGAAIVLMVLGFNLLGDGLRDALDPRLRQR